From one Bacteroides eggerthii genomic stretch:
- the tuf gene encoding elongation factor Tu: protein MAKEKFERTKPHVNIGTIGHVDHGKTTLTAAITTVLGKKGFSEVKSFDQIDNAPEEKERGITINTSHVEYETANRHYAHVDCPGHADYVKNMVTGAAQMDGAIIVVAATDGPMPQTREHILLARQVNVPRLVVFMNKCDMVDDAEMLELVEMEMRELLSAYEFDGDNTPFIQGSALGALNGVEKWEEKVMELMDACDNWIPLPPRDVDKPFLMPVEDVFSITGRGTVATGRIEAGVIHVGDEVEILGLGEDKKSVVTGVEMFRKLLDQGEAGDNVGLLLRGIDKNEIKRGMVLCKPGQIKPHSKFKASIYVLKKEEGGRHTPFHNKYRPQFYLRTMDCTGEITLPEGTEMVMPGDNVEITVELIYPVALNVGLRFAIREGGRTVGSGQITEIID from the coding sequence ATGGCTAAAGAGAAATTCGAACGTACCAAACCGCACGTAAACATTGGTACAATTGGTCACGTAGACCACGGTAAAACCACGTTGACTGCTGCTATCACTACAGTGTTAGGCAAAAAAGGTTTTTCTGAAGTAAAATCATTCGATCAGATCGACAACGCTCCTGAAGAAAAGGAAAGAGGTATTACTATCAATACTTCACACGTTGAGTATGAAACTGCCAACCGTCACTATGCTCACGTAGACTGTCCGGGTCACGCCGACTACGTAAAGAACATGGTAACTGGTGCTGCTCAGATGGACGGTGCTATCATCGTAGTTGCTGCAACTGATGGTCCGATGCCTCAGACTCGCGAACACATCCTGTTGGCTCGCCAGGTAAACGTTCCTCGTTTGGTTGTATTCATGAACAAGTGCGATATGGTAGACGATGCCGAAATGTTGGAACTTGTTGAAATGGAAATGCGTGAACTGCTTTCAGCTTACGAATTCGATGGCGACAACACTCCTTTCATCCAGGGTTCTGCTCTTGGCGCATTGAACGGTGTTGAAAAGTGGGAAGAAAAAGTTATGGAATTGATGGACGCTTGCGACAACTGGATTCCATTGCCTCCGCGTGACGTTGATAAACCGTTCTTGATGCCGGTTGAAGACGTATTCTCAATCACTGGTCGTGGTACTGTAGCTACTGGTCGTATCGAAGCTGGTGTTATCCATGTAGGTGACGAAGTTGAAATCCTCGGTTTGGGTGAAGATAAGAAATCAGTTGTAACTGGTGTTGAAATGTTCCGTAAGCTGTTGGATCAGGGTGAAGCTGGTGACAACGTAGGTTTGTTGCTCCGCGGTATCGATAAGAACGAAATCAAACGTGGTATGGTTCTTTGTAAGCCGGGTCAGATTAAACCTCACTCTAAATTCAAAGCATCTATCTACGTTTTGAAGAAAGAAGAAGGTGGTCGTCACACTCCGTTCCACAACAAATACCGTCCTCAGTTCTATCTGCGTACTATGGACTGTACAGGTGAAATCACTCTTCCGGAAGGAACTGAAATGGTAATGCCTGGTGATAACGTAGAAATCACTGTAGAATTGATCTACCCGGTAGCATTGAACGTAGGTTTGCGTTTCGCTATTCGTGAAGGTGGCCGTACAGTAGGTTCTGGTCAGATTACTGAAATCATCGACTAA
- the hpf gene encoding ribosome hibernation-promoting factor, HPF/YfiA family, protein MIVRIQSIHFDASEQLQAFIQKKAAKLEKFYDDIEKVEVSLKVVKPETAENKEAGVKVLVPNGELYANKVCDTFEEAVDLCLEALGKQLVKYKEKQRSK, encoded by the coding sequence ATGATAGTTAGAATTCAATCAATTCACTTTGATGCGTCAGAGCAGTTGCAGGCTTTTATCCAGAAGAAAGCTGCCAAGTTGGAGAAATTTTACGACGATATAGAGAAAGTAGAGGTGTCATTAAAGGTAGTTAAACCAGAAACAGCCGAAAATAAAGAAGCCGGGGTGAAAGTATTGGTTCCCAATGGCGAGCTTTATGCAAATAAGGTTTGTGATACGTTTGAAGAAGCAGTGGATCTTTGTCTGGAAGCTTTGGGCAAACAACTGGTTAAATACAAGGAAAAACAACGGAGCAAATAA
- a CDS encoding tyrosine recombinase XerC codes for MLLTDSFLDYLLYERNYSKGTVRYYQADILELQKFGEELLGDLTPSDVDAGLIREWITSLMDRGCAPNTVNRKLSSVRSYYKYLLRKGMVAADPLQKITGPKKKKPLPVFLREGDVNRLLDDVDFGEGFEGCRDRLIIEMFYATGMRLSELIGLDDKDIDFSASLIKVTGKRNKQRLLPFDEELRCSMQEYVNVRNQALPVRSDAFFIRKTGERLNRSIVAYIVKRNLSKVVTVKKRSPHVLRHTFATAMLNNGADLGSIKELLGHESLATTEVYTHTTFEELKKVYNQAHPRA; via the coding sequence ATGTTGTTGACAGATTCTTTTCTTGACTATCTTCTGTATGAGAGGAATTATTCCAAAGGTACCGTAAGGTACTATCAGGCAGATATTCTTGAGCTGCAGAAGTTCGGTGAGGAGCTGTTGGGAGATCTGACTCCGTCGGATGTGGATGCGGGACTTATTCGTGAATGGATTACTTCCTTGATGGATAGGGGTTGCGCGCCAAATACGGTAAATCGAAAGTTGAGTTCTGTCCGGTCGTATTATAAATATCTTTTGCGAAAAGGAATGGTTGCGGCGGATCCGTTACAGAAAATAACGGGCCCGAAGAAAAAGAAGCCGCTTCCTGTTTTTTTGAGAGAAGGTGATGTGAATAGACTGCTGGACGATGTAGACTTTGGAGAAGGATTTGAAGGGTGTCGCGACCGTTTGATTATCGAAATGTTTTATGCCACCGGCATGCGGCTTTCGGAATTGATCGGGTTGGATGACAAGGACATAGATTTTTCCGCTTCCCTCATTAAGGTGACGGGAAAACGAAACAAACAGCGTCTGCTGCCCTTTGATGAGGAGTTAAGGTGTTCTATGCAAGAATATGTCAATGTGCGGAATCAGGCATTGCCGGTTCGTTCGGATGCTTTTTTCATCCGGAAGACCGGAGAGAGGCTCAACCGCAGTATCGTAGCATATATTGTGAAGCGAAACCTGTCAAAGGTAGTAACTGTAAAAAAAAGAAGTCCCCATGTATTGAGGCATACCTTTGCAACGGCTATGCTGAATAACGGCGCTGATTTGGGCTCGATAAAAGAGTTGCTCGGTCACGAAAGTTTGGCGACTACGGAAGTTTATACGCATACTACTTTTGAAGAACTTAAAAAAGTGTATAATCAGGCTCATCCTCGGGCCTAA
- the rpsU gene encoding 30S ribosomal protein S21 — MIVVPVKEGENIEKALKKFKRKFEKTGIVKELRSRQQFDKPSVTKRLKKERAVYVQQLQQVED, encoded by the coding sequence ATGATTGTAGTACCTGTAAAAGAAGGCGAAAACATTGAAAAAGCGCTGAAGAAATTTAAAAGAAAATTTGAAAAGACTGGTATCGTTAAAGAGTTGAGAAGCAGACAGCAGTTTGATAAACCGTCTGTGACTAAAAGACTTAAGAAAGAGCGTGCAGTTTACGTTCAGCAACTTCAACAAGTAGAAGATTAA
- a CDS encoding aminopeptidase P family protein: protein MNSTINNRIAALRAHIAQEQIQAFIIPSTDPHLSEYVAPHWQSREWISGFTGSAGTVVVTAKDAGLWTDSRYFLQAARQLEGTCITLYKEMLPETPNIPEFLSAHLQEGDCVGIDGKMFSAEEVEHLQKELKKSGICIKSIADPMQLLWTDRPAMPLAPAFVYDTKYAGMSFTEKLPAVRQAMEATGADSLLLSALDEIAWLLNIRGNDVHCNPVVVSYLLIEKDKVNYFVQPQKVTPELAEYFSANGISVHPYEEIGDYLNSFNAHSILMNPAKTNYAIYSAIRPGCLIINGASPVALLKAIRNKQEIAGIHAAMQRDGVALVKFLKWLDEAVPAGKETEISVDKKLHTFRAAQPLYMGESFDTIAGYKEHGAIVHYEATPETDVTLKSEGFLLLDSGAQYLDGTTDITRTIALGPLTEEEKTDYTLILKGHIALAMAVFPEGTRGAQLDVLARMPIWKERMNYLHGTGHGVGHFLNVHEGPQSIRMNENPVALQPGMVTSNEPGVYKAGSHGIRTENLVLTVPAGEGMFGKYLKFETLTLCPICRKGIIKELLTAEEIGWLNDYHRTVYEKLSPDLNNDEREWLKEACKAVIRD from the coding sequence ATGAATTCAACAATAAACAATCGTATCGCCGCCTTACGGGCGCACATTGCCCAAGAGCAGATACAGGCTTTTATCATCCCCAGCACCGACCCTCACCTCAGTGAATACGTTGCACCCCACTGGCAGTCGAGAGAATGGATATCCGGCTTTACGGGTTCTGCCGGTACGGTAGTCGTCACAGCCAAAGACGCCGGACTGTGGACAGACTCCCGCTACTTCCTGCAAGCCGCCCGGCAGTTAGAGGGTACCTGCATCACATTATATAAAGAGATGCTTCCCGAAACACCAAACATTCCCGAATTCCTGAGTGCGCATTTGCAGGAAGGAGACTGCGTGGGAATAGACGGGAAAATGTTTTCTGCCGAAGAGGTGGAACACCTGCAAAAGGAACTGAAGAAAAGCGGCATCTGCATAAAAAGCATCGCCGATCCGATGCAACTGTTGTGGACCGACCGACCTGCAATGCCTTTAGCGCCGGCCTTTGTTTACGACACAAAGTATGCCGGAATGAGCTTTACAGAAAAGTTGCCCGCCGTCCGGCAGGCCATGGAAGCAACCGGGGCAGACTCCTTGTTGCTGTCGGCTTTGGATGAGATAGCCTGGCTGCTCAACATCCGGGGGAATGACGTGCACTGCAATCCGGTTGTCGTGAGCTACCTGCTGATTGAGAAAGACAAAGTGAATTATTTCGTTCAGCCACAAAAGGTTACACCCGAACTGGCCGAATACTTCAGCGCAAACGGCATCTCTGTGCACCCGTATGAAGAGATAGGCGATTACCTCAACAGCTTCAATGCCCATAGCATCCTGATGAATCCCGCAAAAACCAATTACGCCATCTACTCGGCAATCCGCCCCGGATGCCTGATAATCAACGGCGCATCACCCGTAGCCCTGCTGAAAGCCATTCGCAACAAACAGGAAATAGCCGGAATCCATGCAGCCATGCAGAGAGACGGCGTGGCATTAGTCAAGTTCCTAAAGTGGCTGGACGAAGCAGTTCCCGCAGGAAAAGAAACGGAAATCAGCGTAGACAAAAAGCTGCACACATTCCGGGCCGCGCAACCGCTGTATATGGGAGAAAGTTTCGACACGATCGCCGGCTATAAGGAGCATGGAGCTATTGTCCATTACGAAGCCACCCCCGAAACGGACGTCACACTGAAATCGGAAGGTTTTCTGCTGCTGGACTCCGGGGCGCAATACCTGGACGGCACAACGGACATAACCCGCACCATCGCACTGGGCCCCCTGACAGAAGAGGAAAAGACCGACTACACTTTAATACTGAAAGGACATATCGCATTGGCAATGGCAGTATTTCCCGAAGGAACCCGCGGAGCGCAACTGGATGTATTGGCACGCATGCCGATATGGAAAGAACGCATGAACTACCTGCATGGCACCGGCCATGGAGTGGGACATTTCCTCAATGTACACGAAGGTCCCCAAAGCATCCGGATGAACGAAAATCCCGTTGCCTTGCAACCGGGCATGGTTACGTCCAATGAACCGGGCGTGTACAAAGCCGGAAGTCATGGCATCCGCACCGAGAATTTAGTGCTGACCGTTCCTGCTGGTGAAGGGATGTTCGGCAAGTACCTAAAATTCGAGACACTCACCCTCTGCCCCATCTGCCGGAAAGGCATCATCAAGGAGTTGCTGACAGCAGAAGAGATAGGATGGCTGAACGACTATCACCGGACTGTATACGAGAAATTGTCGCCGGACCTGAACAATGACGAAAGAGAATGGTTGAAAGAAGCATGCAAGGCAGTGATTCGCGATTAA
- a CDS encoding gamma carbonic anhydrase family protein, with amino-acid sequence MALIKSVRGFTPEIGENCFLADNAVIIGDVKMGRDCSIWFSTVLRGDVNSIRIGNGVNIQDGSVLHTLYEKSTIEIGDHVSVGHNVTIHGAAIRDYALIGMGSTILDHAVVGEGAIVAAGSLVLSNTIIEPGSIWGGVPAKFIKKVDPEQAKELNQKIAHNYLMYSSWYKE; translated from the coding sequence ATGGCACTAATAAAATCAGTACGAGGTTTCACTCCCGAAATTGGAGAGAACTGTTTTTTGGCAGACAACGCCGTTATCATCGGTGATGTAAAGATGGGGCGGGACTGCAGCATCTGGTTCAGCACCGTACTACGCGGGGATGTCAACTCCATCCGCATCGGAAATGGCGTGAACATCCAAGACGGAAGCGTGCTGCACACCTTATATGAGAAATCCACAATTGAGATAGGCGACCATGTTTCTGTGGGACATAACGTAACCATTCATGGAGCTGCAATCAGGGATTATGCGCTAATAGGCATGGGCTCCACCATTCTGGACCACGCCGTAGTGGGTGAAGGCGCCATAGTAGCCGCCGGTTCATTGGTACTTAGCAATACCATAATAGAACCGGGAAGCATCTGGGGAGGCGTACCTGCCAAGTTCATCAAAAAGGTGGATCCGGAACAGGCGAAAGAATTGAATCAGAAGATTGCACACAACTACCTGATGTACTCAAGTTGGTATAAGGAATAA
- a CDS encoding 3-deoxy-D-manno-octulosonic acid transferase, giving the protein MLYNLAIIIYDIAVHLAAPFSRKPRKMMKGHWVVYELLRQQLEKDARYIWFHAASLGEFEQGRPLIEKIRAKYPDYRILLTFFSPSGYEVRKNYRGADIVCYLPFDKPRNVKKFLDLVNPCMAFFIKYEFWKNYLDELHKRRIPVYSVSSIFRRGQIFFKWYGGTYRNVLRNFDHLFVQNERSKRYLAKIGINRVTVVGDTRFDRVLQIREEAKDLPLVELFKNNTMTFVAGSSWQPDEDLFIEYFNQHPEVKLIIAPHVIDENHLVEIIRKLKRPYVRYTRADEKNVRKADCLIIDCFGLLSSIYRYGEIAYIGGGFGVGIHNTLEAAVYGIPVIFGPKYQKFQEAIRLLEAKGGFSIKSYEELKALLDRMLEDEEFLRESGMNAGLYVTDNAGATDRVLNMINF; this is encoded by the coding sequence ATGCTTTATAACTTAGCGATAATAATCTACGATATTGCGGTGCATCTGGCTGCCCCTTTCAGCCGTAAGCCACGAAAGATGATGAAAGGGCACTGGGTGGTGTATGAGCTGCTCCGGCAACAGTTGGAGAAGGATGCACGCTACATTTGGTTCCATGCGGCTTCCTTGGGCGAGTTTGAACAGGGGCGTCCGCTGATTGAGAAGATTCGTGCCAAATATCCTGATTATCGTATTCTGCTGACATTCTTTTCGCCGTCGGGCTACGAAGTACGCAAAAACTACCGGGGGGCGGATATTGTGTGTTACCTGCCTTTCGACAAGCCGCGCAATGTGAAGAAGTTCCTTGATTTGGTGAACCCCTGCATGGCGTTCTTCATCAAATATGAGTTTTGGAAGAACTATTTGGATGAGCTGCATAAGCGCCGTATTCCTGTTTACAGTGTGTCTTCCATCTTCCGTCGCGGACAGATATTCTTTAAATGGTATGGCGGTACGTACCGAAACGTGCTGCGTAACTTTGACCATCTGTTTGTGCAGAATGAACGTTCCAAACGTTACCTGGCCAAGATTGGCATCAACCGGGTGACGGTAGTGGGCGACACCCGGTTCGACCGCGTGCTTCAGATCCGGGAGGAGGCTAAGGACTTGCCTTTGGTTGAGTTGTTCAAGAACAATACGATGACTTTTGTCGCCGGAAGTTCCTGGCAGCCCGATGAGGACTTGTTTATTGAATATTTCAATCAGCATCCGGAGGTGAAACTGATAATTGCTCCGCACGTTATCGATGAAAATCATTTGGTGGAGATAATCCGTAAGCTGAAGCGCCCGTATGTGCGTTACACTCGTGCGGATGAAAAGAATGTCCGTAAGGCGGATTGCCTGATAATAGACTGCTTCGGGCTGCTTTCCTCGATCTACCGCTATGGAGAGATCGCTTATATCGGTGGGGGATTCGGGGTAGGCATTCACAATACATTGGAGGCTGCTGTATATGGAATTCCGGTAATCTTCGGACCGAAATATCAGAAGTTCCAAGAGGCTATCCGGCTTTTGGAGGCGAAGGGCGGCTTCTCCATCAAGAGCTATGAGGAATTGAAAGCGCTGCTCGACCGTATGCTGGAAGATGAGGAGTTCCTGCGTGAGAGCGGGATGAATGCCGGGCTCTACGTTACCGACAATGCCGGTGCAACGGATAGGGTGCTGAATATGATAAACTTTTAA